The following are encoded in a window of Bacillus xiapuensis genomic DNA:
- the ftsA gene encoding cell division protein FtsA — MNSNEILVSLDIGTSAIKVIIGEMVNESLNIIGVGNVKSKGIRKGSVVDIDETVHSIKKAIEQAERMVGMEINQVIVGIAGNHALLQPCSGVVAVGSENREISDEDISRVMDASQVMSIPPDREIINVIPKQFIVDGLDEITDPRGMIGVRLEMEGIIVTGSKTFLHNTLRCVERAGLEIMDIVFQPLATGEIALSKDEQNLGTVLVDIGGGSTTVTIFNQGHIKSAAVFPIGGDHITKDLSIGLRTSTEDAEEIKLKHGHAFYDLASEEEVFSVPIIGSDQHQQFNQLEISDIIEARLEEVFEMVVAELRHQGVHDVPGGFVLTGGTSALPGILDLAQDVFQSRVRVAIPDYIGVREPQYTTAVGLIKYAYKHARLQGRDISVTQKVAAAPEVRPKEVPQPQKAKTEKKKDQKLTSKVKRFFGYFFEE; from the coding sequence ATGAACAGCAATGAAATTTTAGTAAGTCTCGATATTGGTACATCCGCTATTAAAGTGATCATTGGAGAAATGGTCAATGAGTCATTGAATATTATCGGAGTTGGAAATGTTAAGTCAAAGGGAATCCGAAAGGGCTCAGTTGTGGATATAGACGAGACCGTTCATTCGATTAAAAAAGCAATTGAACAGGCTGAGCGCATGGTGGGAATGGAGATTAATCAAGTGATTGTCGGCATCGCCGGGAATCATGCCCTTTTGCAGCCTTGCAGCGGCGTGGTCGCAGTAGGGAGTGAAAATCGAGAAATATCAGATGAAGATATCTCAAGGGTGATGGATGCTTCTCAGGTGATGTCAATTCCTCCTGATCGCGAGATTATAAATGTTATTCCCAAACAATTTATTGTAGATGGACTGGATGAAATTACGGATCCGCGCGGCATGATCGGCGTCCGCTTAGAAATGGAAGGTATTATTGTAACAGGGTCAAAAACTTTCTTACATAATACATTACGCTGTGTTGAACGGGCGGGGCTGGAGATTATGGATATTGTGTTTCAGCCATTGGCCACTGGGGAAATTGCTCTATCTAAAGATGAACAAAATTTAGGAACCGTTCTCGTTGACATCGGCGGCGGTTCCACAACAGTGACAATCTTTAATCAAGGACATATTAAGTCGGCCGCTGTGTTCCCGATTGGCGGAGACCATATTACGAAGGATTTATCCATCGGTTTGCGGACGTCAACGGAAGATGCTGAGGAAATTAAATTGAAGCATGGACATGCTTTTTATGATCTTGCTTCTGAAGAAGAAGTGTTTAGTGTTCCTATTATTGGAAGCGACCAACATCAGCAATTTAATCAGTTGGAAATTTCTGATATTATAGAAGCTAGATTAGAAGAAGTGTTTGAAATGGTGGTGGCGGAGTTAAGACATCAAGGAGTTCATGATGTGCCCGGAGGCTTTGTGTTAACAGGCGGAACTTCAGCTCTTCCAGGCATTCTTGACTTAGCGCAAGATGTTTTTCAAAGTCGGGTTCGCGTTGCGATTCCTGATTATATCGGAGTGAGAGAGCCGCAATATACGACAGCGGTTGGTCTAATTAAATACGCCTATAAACATGCTAGATTACAAGGACGAGATATTAGTGTGACACAAAAAGTGGCCGCTGCCCCAGAAGTTCGTCCGAAAGAAGTGCCGCAGCCGCAAAAAGCAAAGACTGAAAAAAAGAAGGACCAAAAGCTGACTTCTAAAGTGAAAAGATTTTTCGGATACTTTTTCGAGGAATAG
- the ftsZ gene encoding cell division protein FtsZ, whose amino-acid sequence MLEFDTNLDSLATIKVIGVGGGGNNAVNRMIEHGVQGVEFIAVNTDAQALNLSKAEIKMQIGSKLTRGLGAGANPEVGKKAAEESKEQIEEALRGADMVFVTAGMGGGTGTGAAPVIAQIAKDLGSLTVGVVTRPFTFEGRKRATQAAGGIESMKAAVDTLIVIPNDRLLEIVDKSTPMLEAFREADNVLRQGVQGISDLIATPGLINLDFADVKTIMSNKGSALMGIGVASGENRAAEAAKKAISSPLLETSIDGAQGVIMNITGGTNLSLYEVQEAADIVASASDQEVNMIFGSVINDNLKDEIVVTVIATGFKESVLQQTKPSRPGFGQMKQQAPSSMPKREVKREETMQQDMQSRQPSQPIEDTLDIPTFLRNRNRRR is encoded by the coding sequence ATGTTGGAGTTTGATACTAATTTAGATTCATTAGCGACGATAAAAGTCATTGGCGTAGGCGGTGGCGGAAACAATGCTGTGAACCGTATGATCGAACACGGGGTTCAAGGCGTGGAGTTTATTGCTGTGAATACGGATGCACAAGCTTTAAATCTTTCAAAAGCAGAAATAAAGATGCAGATTGGCTCCAAGCTTACACGGGGACTTGGTGCAGGGGCAAATCCTGAGGTGGGGAAGAAAGCCGCCGAAGAAAGCAAAGAGCAAATTGAAGAAGCGCTGAGAGGCGCGGATATGGTGTTTGTTACAGCCGGAATGGGAGGCGGAACTGGCACTGGAGCAGCGCCAGTCATTGCGCAAATCGCCAAGGATCTTGGTTCTTTAACAGTCGGGGTCGTCACGCGGCCGTTTACTTTTGAAGGGCGCAAGCGTGCTACGCAAGCAGCAGGCGGAATTGAATCCATGAAAGCAGCTGTAGATACCCTAATTGTGATCCCGAATGATCGCTTGTTGGAGATCGTGGATAAGAGCACGCCGATGCTTGAAGCGTTTAGAGAAGCAGATAATGTTCTTCGGCAAGGGGTACAGGGAATTTCGGATTTAATTGCTACTCCTGGATTGATTAATCTGGACTTTGCAGATGTGAAGACCATTATGTCCAATAAAGGCTCTGCTTTAATGGGAATCGGTGTGGCATCTGGGGAAAATCGTGCTGCTGAAGCAGCCAAAAAGGCGATTTCCAGTCCGCTGCTGGAAACATCTATTGATGGAGCTCAAGGTGTTATTATGAACATCACAGGCGGAACAAACTTAAGCTTGTATGAAGTTCAGGAGGCTGCTGATATCGTTGCTTCGGCTTCGGATCAAGAAGTCAATATGATTTTCGGTTCAGTTATTAATGATAATTTAAAAGACGAGATTGTGGTGACAGTCATTGCGACAGGATTTAAAGAAAGTGTTCTTCAACAAACCAAACCATCACGCCCTGGTTTTGGCCAGATGAAACAGCAAGCGCCTTCTTCCATGCCTAAGCGTGAAGTGAAGCGCGAGGAGACGATGCAGCAGGACATGCAGTCCAGACAGCCTTCTCAGCCAATTGAAGACACATTGGATATTCCAACTTTCCTTCGCAACCGCAACAGACGCCGTTAA
- the spoIIGA gene encoding sigma-E processing peptidase SpoIIGA, which translates to MVLYLDAVWLLNFLADTLLLWIAAIFLKRSVKWYRLALGGFIGSLSIVLMVTPLAQLAGHPLAKLTLSVFMVLGAFGFKRWKYFVSHLMALYFSTFLTGGLLLGTHYFIQFDMQLDSAFFLASLRGFGDPVSWMFVMVGLPIAWHFAKNRAEDFQTSQLQHDQLLDVEMQMDGRVFLFRGLVDTGNQLQDPISKAPVMLVSTRGLEKQLPAEVLEAAEKPESLLFGELELPSGWMERMRFIPAKSVGKPHQLLPAFKPDKVEVSNGTRKADVSKVLVNFTAMNLSSDDQFSCILHPKMVLPLSFEEVS; encoded by the coding sequence GTGGTTCTTTATTTAGATGCCGTATGGTTGTTGAACTTTTTGGCTGATACTTTATTGTTATGGATTGCGGCCATTTTCTTGAAACGATCAGTTAAATGGTATCGACTGGCTTTAGGAGGGTTCATCGGCTCCTTAAGCATTGTGCTGATGGTCACCCCATTAGCACAGCTGGCTGGACATCCTCTTGCCAAACTGACATTATCTGTTTTTATGGTGTTGGGAGCATTTGGCTTTAAGCGGTGGAAATACTTTGTCAGTCATTTAATGGCGCTTTATTTTTCTACATTCTTGACGGGAGGATTGCTTTTAGGGACTCATTATTTCATTCAATTTGATATGCAATTAGATTCAGCGTTTTTTCTGGCCAGCCTCCGTGGTTTTGGTGATCCCGTCAGCTGGATGTTTGTAATGGTTGGACTGCCTATTGCTTGGCATTTTGCAAAAAATAGAGCGGAAGATTTTCAAACCTCGCAGCTGCAGCATGATCAATTGTTGGATGTGGAAATGCAGATGGATGGAAGGGTATTTTTATTCAGGGGGTTAGTGGACACAGGAAATCAGCTGCAAGATCCGATTTCCAAAGCACCAGTGATGCTGGTGTCGACCCGTGGTTTAGAAAAACAGTTACCTGCGGAAGTGCTGGAAGCTGCTGAAAAGCCGGAGTCTTTGCTGTTTGGTGAACTCGAACTCCCGAGCGGCTGGATGGAGCGCATGAGGTTCATTCCGGCTAAATCAGTCGGGAAGCCTCATCAATTGTTGCCGGCTTTCAAACCGGACAAGGTGGAGGTTTCAAATGGGACAAGGAAAGCGGATGTTTCCAAGGTGCTCGTGAACTTTACAGCGATGAACCTTTCCTCTGATGACCAATTTTCATGTATATTGCACCCCAAAATGGTGCTGCCCCTATCATTTGAAGAGGTTTCTTAA
- the murG gene encoding undecaprenyldiphospho-muramoylpentapeptide beta-N-acetylglucosaminyltransferase: MKIVVSGGGTGGHIYPALALIRTIKEKHPETSFLYIGTEKGLESKLVTRENIPFQAIDITGFKRAVSVENVKTVLRFLKGVRECKKMLRTFNPDAVIGTGGYVCGPVVYAAAKLGIPTVVHEQNSVPGLTNKFLSKYVDKVAVCFEEAASFFPKEKVVLTGNPRASEVVNATPSGVIEGFGLSAAKKTVLIFGGSRGARPINEAVVKAIPLLAKRDYQVLYITGEIHFDKVQQDIKAAGAPGNVAVAPFIHNMPQALVESDLVVSRAGATTLAELTALGIPSILIPSPYVTNNHQEKNARSLTEHGAAVKISEQDLSAETLIEQLDGILMKEEELQKMKKAAVGLGIKDASDRLHQLMMKLANSRS, encoded by the coding sequence ATGAAAATTGTGGTCAGCGGCGGCGGCACTGGCGGTCATATTTATCCGGCTCTTGCCTTAATTCGCACGATTAAAGAAAAGCATCCAGAGACCTCCTTTTTGTACATTGGGACAGAAAAAGGGCTGGAATCTAAATTGGTGACAAGGGAAAATATCCCTTTTCAGGCGATTGATATTACCGGTTTCAAACGAGCTGTTTCTGTAGAAAATGTGAAAACGGTTCTGCGTTTTCTAAAGGGTGTCAGAGAGTGCAAGAAAATGCTCAGAACATTCAATCCTGATGCGGTGATCGGCACAGGAGGCTATGTGTGCGGCCCCGTGGTTTATGCAGCTGCAAAGCTGGGAATTCCTACAGTGGTGCACGAGCAAAATAGCGTGCCGGGCTTGACAAATAAGTTTTTAAGCAAATATGTGGATAAAGTGGCGGTTTGTTTTGAAGAAGCGGCGTCATTTTTCCCTAAAGAAAAAGTAGTTTTGACAGGAAATCCAAGAGCTTCTGAAGTGGTTAACGCCACACCGTCAGGCGTTATCGAAGGGTTTGGCCTGTCCGCTGCCAAAAAAACCGTGCTGATATTCGGCGGCAGCCGCGGTGCCCGCCCGATTAATGAAGCAGTTGTAAAAGCCATTCCGCTGCTAGCGAAGCGGGATTATCAGGTTCTGTATATTACAGGAGAAATTCATTTTGATAAAGTGCAACAGGACATAAAAGCTGCAGGCGCACCGGGAAATGTAGCGGTGGCTCCATTCATTCATAACATGCCTCAGGCGCTTGTAGAATCTGATCTTGTCGTCTCCAGAGCGGGCGCCACTACTTTAGCGGAGTTAACGGCTCTCGGTATTCCAAGCATTCTCATTCCGAGTCCGTATGTGACAAATAACCATCAAGAGAAAAATGCGCGCTCTTTAACAGAACACGGGGCAGCTGTTAAGATTTCTGAACAAGATTTGTCAGCGGAAACTTTGATTGAACAACTAGATGGCATCTTAATGAAAGAAGAAGAATTACAGAAAATGAAGAAAGCAGCTGTAGGGCTGGGTATTAAAGATGCATCGGATCGCTTGCATCAGCTGATGATGAAGCTGGCTAACAGCAGGTCCTAA
- the mraY gene encoding phospho-N-acetylmuramoyl-pentapeptide-transferase: MLERDVFLTMSMAFIITVAIAPLFIPFLRRLKFGQSIREEGPQSHQKKSGTPTMGGLVILLAVIITSMFMAQIYAGISTETILLLLVMIGFGLLGFLDDFIKVVMKRNLGLTSKQKLLGQIVISIIFYMIYSNNGLSTKITLPLTDVTLDLGIFYALFIIFWLVGFSNAVNLTDGLDGLVSGTAAVAFGAFAVIAWSKGMDETAIFSFAIVGAVLGFLVFNAHPAKVFMGDTGSLALGGAIAAISILTKLEFLLLIIGAVFVAETLSVMIQVASFKATGKRVFRMSPLHHHFELGGWSEWRVVVTFWTVGVICAVIGIYIGAWS, from the coding sequence ATGCTTGAGAGAGATGTCTTTTTAACAATGAGTATGGCCTTTATTATTACGGTGGCCATCGCCCCGTTGTTCATTCCTTTTTTAAGAAGGCTGAAATTTGGCCAGAGTATTAGGGAGGAAGGACCGCAGTCGCATCAAAAGAAATCAGGCACCCCGACGATGGGGGGCTTGGTCATTTTGCTCGCCGTGATAATCACTTCTATGTTCATGGCGCAAATTTACGCAGGGATCAGCACTGAAACAATACTTTTATTGCTTGTTATGATCGGCTTCGGCCTGCTTGGCTTTCTGGATGATTTCATTAAAGTAGTAATGAAAAGAAACCTCGGGCTGACATCGAAACAAAAGCTGTTAGGCCAAATTGTCATTTCGATCATTTTCTATATGATTTACAGCAACAATGGCTTATCGACTAAGATTACCCTGCCGTTGACGGATGTCACTTTAGATTTAGGGATCTTTTATGCGCTGTTTATTATCTTTTGGCTGGTCGGTTTTTCTAATGCGGTAAACTTAACCGATGGGCTGGACGGCCTAGTGTCCGGGACAGCGGCAGTGGCTTTTGGCGCTTTTGCTGTCATTGCTTGGAGCAAGGGAATGGATGAAACGGCCATCTTTTCATTTGCGATTGTAGGAGCGGTTCTCGGCTTTTTAGTGTTTAACGCACATCCGGCGAAGGTGTTTATGGGAGATACCGGCTCCTTAGCGTTAGGCGGAGCCATTGCGGCCATTTCCATTTTGACGAAGCTGGAATTTCTGCTGCTCATTATTGGAGCGGTGTTTGTGGCTGAAACGCTTTCAGTCATGATACAAGTGGCTTCATTTAAAGCAACGGGAAAACGTGTATTTCGCATGAGCCCGCTACATCACCATTTTGAACTCGGAGGATGGTCCGAATGGCGGGTAGTTGTTACTTTTTGGACGGTCGGTGTAATCTGTGCCGTTATTGGAATTTATATCGGAGCGTGGAGTTAA
- the sigE gene encoding RNA polymerase sporulation sigma factor SigE: MKGLRLKIVYYWYKLLIKLKIKTDEIYYIGGSEALPPPLSRDEEEQLLTKLPSGDQAARALLIERNLRLVVYIARKFENTGINIEDLISIGTIGLIKAVNTFNPEKKIKLATYASRCIENEILMYLRRNNKIRSEVSFDEPLNVDWDGNELLLSDVLGTDPDIITKNIEAGVDRSLLFKALEQLSAREKQIMELRFGLKGGEEKTQKDVADLLGISQSYISRLEKRIIHRLQKEFNKMV; this comes from the coding sequence ATGAAAGGTCTAAGGCTAAAAATCGTTTATTATTGGTACAAACTGCTGATTAAATTAAAAATCAAAACGGATGAAATTTATTATATTGGAGGAAGCGAAGCGCTTCCTCCGCCGTTATCCCGCGATGAGGAAGAACAGCTGCTAACGAAGCTGCCGTCCGGTGATCAAGCGGCGAGGGCATTGCTGATTGAAAGAAATTTGCGGCTTGTTGTGTACATTGCAAGAAAGTTTGAAAATACAGGGATCAATATTGAGGATCTCATAAGTATCGGTACGATCGGTTTAATTAAAGCTGTTAATACCTTCAATCCTGAAAAGAAAATCAAGCTGGCTACCTATGCATCTCGATGCATTGAAAATGAAATTCTTATGTATTTGCGAAGAAATAATAAAATTCGCTCGGAAGTATCGTTTGATGAACCTCTAAACGTGGATTGGGACGGCAACGAGCTTCTGCTTTCTGACGTATTGGGAACAGACCCCGATATTATTACGAAAAATATTGAAGCGGGAGTGGACCGCAGCTTACTTTTTAAAGCATTGGAACAGCTGTCAGCGAGAGAAAAGCAAATCATGGAACTGCGGTTTGGGTTAAAGGGAGGGGAAGAGAAAACCCAGAAAGATGTCGCCGATTTGCTTGGCATATCACAATCATATATCTCTAGGCTGGAAAAAAGAATCATCCATCGCTTGCAGAAAGAATTTAATAAAATGGTCTGA
- the spoVE gene encoding stage V sporulation protein E — MPVKKSAPDYVLLILILLLLTAGLTMVYSASEVWAEYKFQDASFFAKRQLLFAVIGLGAMWLIMNIEYWTWRQYSKMGLAICFILLILVLIPGVGMVRNGSQSWIGAGAFSIQPSEFMKLAMIVFLAGYLSRHQKQMIYFKDGLLPALALVFTAFALIMLQPDLGTGTVMVGTCLVMMFASGARIFHFAIMGLAGVAGFIALVLSAPYRIKRITSFLDPWSDPLGSGFQIIQSLYAIGPGGLFGLGIGESRQKYYYLPEPQTDFIFAILAEELGFIGGLFILLLFSLLLWRGIRIALGAPDLFGSFLACGIISMVAIQVMINIGVVTGLMPVTGITLPFLSYGGSSLTLMLAAIGILLNISRYSRY, encoded by the coding sequence TTGCCAGTGAAAAAATCTGCACCGGATTATGTGCTGCTGATTTTAATCCTGTTATTGCTGACTGCCGGACTTACAATGGTTTACAGCGCGAGCGAGGTTTGGGCGGAATATAAGTTTCAAGATGCTTCCTTTTTTGCGAAAAGGCAGCTGCTATTTGCGGTTATAGGACTGGGCGCGATGTGGCTGATTATGAACATCGAATATTGGACCTGGCGCCAGTATTCCAAGATGGGCCTGGCTATTTGCTTTATTTTGCTGATACTCGTCCTTATTCCTGGAGTCGGCATGGTGAGAAACGGCTCGCAAAGCTGGATTGGAGCAGGGGCTTTTTCAATTCAGCCCTCAGAATTTATGAAGCTCGCGATGATTGTGTTTTTGGCGGGGTACTTATCCCGGCATCAAAAGCAGATGATTTATTTCAAGGACGGGCTGCTGCCTGCACTGGCGCTCGTTTTCACGGCTTTTGCTTTAATTATGCTGCAGCCGGATCTCGGAACGGGAACCGTGATGGTCGGCACCTGTCTTGTCATGATGTTTGCTTCCGGAGCGAGAATCTTTCATTTTGCCATCATGGGCCTGGCTGGGGTCGCTGGGTTTATCGCTCTCGTGCTGTCGGCCCCCTACAGAATTAAGAGGATTACTTCCTTTTTAGATCCGTGGTCCGACCCTTTAGGAAGCGGCTTCCAAATCATCCAGTCATTATATGCGATAGGGCCGGGCGGATTGTTTGGTTTGGGGATCGGCGAAAGCCGGCAAAAGTATTATTATTTGCCTGAGCCGCAAACGGATTTTATCTTTGCTATTTTAGCTGAGGAGCTCGGATTTATTGGCGGGCTGTTTATCCTTTTGCTGTTTTCACTTTTATTATGGAGAGGAATTCGCATTGCGTTAGGAGCGCCTGATTTATTTGGCAGCTTTCTGGCCTGCGGTATCATCTCTATGGTGGCCATTCAAGTAATGATCAATATCGGGGTCGTAACCGGATTGATGCCGGTTACCGGGATCACGCTTCCGTTTTTAAGCTACGGAGGCTCCTCCTTAACGCTGATGCTGGCAGCTATAGGGATCCTTTTAAATATCAGCCGCTATTCAAGATATTAA
- the murD gene encoding UDP-N-acetylmuramoyl-L-alanine--D-glutamate ligase encodes MKTITDFQHKKVLVLGLAKSGVSAALLLHKLGAFVTVNDQKPLSENPQAQHLLEQGIKVICGSHPIELLEEGFEAIVKNPGIPYTNPLVSGAIQRKIPVLTEVELAYLISEAPFIGITGTNGKTTTTTLIYEMFKADHAPAILAGNIGKVASEVVQQATKKDQVVIELSSFQLMGIDRFRPRIAIITNLYEAHLDYHGTKEAYAKAKLNITKNQTEEDYLIVNADQDALIRLTKESRANIVPFSTKKAVENGACIENGELCFRKESIMKVKDIALPGAHNLENILSAVSAVKLAGVSNQAIQRVLTTFSGVKHRTQFVRELKGRRFYNDSKATNTLATKSALAAFSEPIILLAGGLDRGNGFDDLIPYMKRVKALVTFGQTAGKLTEMAERAGVAQVVKTDHMQEAVTQAYRLSAEGDVILLSPACASWDQYKTFEQRGDIFIEAVHTLN; translated from the coding sequence GTGAAAACTATTACAGATTTTCAGCATAAAAAAGTATTGGTGCTTGGTTTGGCCAAAAGCGGAGTAAGCGCTGCTCTGCTTTTGCACAAGCTCGGCGCATTTGTCACCGTTAATGATCAAAAGCCATTAAGTGAAAATCCGCAAGCGCAGCATTTACTGGAACAAGGGATTAAGGTGATTTGTGGCAGCCACCCCATTGAGTTGTTGGAGGAAGGGTTTGAAGCCATCGTAAAAAATCCTGGGATCCCCTATACGAATCCATTAGTAAGCGGGGCTATTCAAAGAAAAATTCCCGTGTTAACAGAGGTGGAACTAGCTTATTTAATCTCAGAGGCCCCGTTTATTGGCATTACCGGAACGAACGGTAAGACGACGACAACGACGCTGATTTATGAAATGTTTAAAGCGGATCATGCACCGGCAATCTTAGCCGGAAACATCGGGAAGGTGGCTTCTGAAGTCGTACAACAAGCGACCAAGAAGGATCAAGTCGTCATTGAGCTTTCCTCTTTTCAGCTAATGGGGATAGACCGCTTTCGTCCGCGGATTGCCATCATCACCAATTTATACGAGGCGCATCTCGATTACCACGGCACGAAGGAAGCGTACGCTAAAGCAAAGTTAAATATTACGAAAAACCAAACGGAAGAAGATTATTTAATTGTCAATGCGGATCAGGACGCGCTCATTCGTTTAACGAAAGAATCGCGGGCGAATATCGTGCCGTTTTCAACGAAAAAAGCAGTAGAAAATGGAGCTTGCATCGAAAATGGAGAGCTTTGCTTCCGCAAAGAGAGCATCATGAAGGTGAAGGATATTGCGTTGCCTGGGGCGCATAATTTGGAAAACATTCTATCGGCGGTTTCAGCCGTTAAATTAGCCGGCGTTTCCAATCAAGCGATTCAGCGTGTGCTGACAACCTTCTCAGGCGTAAAGCACCGCACGCAGTTTGTGCGCGAATTAAAAGGCAGAAGATTCTACAATGATTCTAAAGCGACCAATACATTGGCGACTAAAAGTGCGTTAGCGGCTTTTAGCGAGCCGATTATTTTGCTTGCGGGCGGACTGGATCGCGGAAATGGATTTGATGATTTAATCCCGTATATGAAGAGGGTAAAGGCGCTTGTAACATTTGGTCAGACGGCTGGAAAGCTGACTGAAATGGCCGAGAGAGCGGGGGTTGCCCAAGTGGTGAAAACCGATCATATGCAGGAGGCGGTCACACAAGCTTACCGGCTGTCTGCCGAGGGAGATGTCATTTTACTGTCTCCTGCCTGCGCCAGCTGGGATCAATACAAAACTTTTGAGCAGCGGGGAGATATATTTATTGAGGCGGTGCATACACTTAATTAA
- the sigG gene encoding RNA polymerase sporulation sigma factor SigG has protein sequence MVRNKVVICGVDTSKLPILKNEEMKVLFKQLQSGELSARETLINGNLRLVLSVIQRFNNRGEYVDDLFQVGCIGLMKSIDNFDLSHNVRFSTYAVPMIIGEIRRYLRDNNPIRVSRSLRDVAYKALQVREKLMSETSKEPTAEEISKELGVPKEDIVFALDSIQDPVSLFEPIYNDGGDPIFVMDQLSDDSCKDSNWIEEIALKEGLKRLNEREKMIIRKRFYQGKTQMEVADEIGISQAQVSRLEKAAIKQMNKNIN, from the coding sequence ATGGTGCGGAATAAGGTCGTGATTTGCGGCGTGGACACGTCAAAGCTTCCGATTTTGAAGAATGAAGAGATGAAGGTGTTGTTTAAACAACTTCAGTCGGGAGAGCTCTCAGCAAGGGAAACTCTTATAAATGGAAATTTACGGCTTGTGCTGAGTGTGATCCAGCGCTTTAATAATCGCGGCGAGTATGTGGATGATTTATTTCAAGTGGGCTGCATTGGTTTAATGAAGTCTATTGATAATTTTGATTTGAGTCATAATGTGCGCTTTTCCACCTATGCGGTGCCGATGATTATTGGAGAAATCAGAAGGTATTTGCGCGATAATAATCCTATCAGAGTCTCGCGTTCCTTAAGGGATGTGGCTTATAAAGCCCTGCAAGTGCGTGAGAAATTAATGTCGGAAACTTCCAAAGAACCGACGGCTGAGGAGATTAGCAAAGAGCTCGGTGTTCCGAAAGAAGATATCGTTTTTGCTCTCGATTCCATTCAAGATCCCGTTTCCTTATTTGAACCGATTTACAACGACGGCGGAGATCCGATCTTTGTGATGGATCAATTAAGCGACGACAGCTGCAAGGATTCTAATTGGATTGAAGAAATCGCATTGAAAGAAGGACTGAAGCGGCTAAATGAAAGAGAAAAAATGATTATCCGCAAACGGTTTTATCAGGGGAAAACCCAGATGGAAGTAGCCGATGAAATCGGCATATCACAAGCTCAAGTATCAAGGCTAGAAAAAGCGGCGATTAAGCAAATGAACAAAAATATTAATTAA
- a CDS encoding cell division protein FtsQ/DivIB, with amino-acid sequence MEKRNIISIEERIPKLKQMRKRKTNRRLAFVISMFFLLVMMIIYFQSPFSRVQHIKVAGNQLTSDEEIIQRSGMKKGISVWKVNKEQAEAKLERDAKIQQAKVSFSFPNKYQIQVKEQNKLAYLSKGKRFHPVLANGAVLRTPATGTLEELPILYEFKNGRELDLMMRSLQELPREIVNAISEIYYAPKKTDHQRIQLFMNDGYEVSATLATFSEKMKYYPSIVSQLDPRVKGVIHIEVGSYFKPYGSEKADEQEELKLEP; translated from the coding sequence ATGGAAAAGAGGAATATTATCTCAATTGAAGAGCGAATTCCAAAGCTTAAACAGATGAGAAAACGAAAAACAAATCGTCGTCTCGCTTTCGTTATATCCATGTTTTTCCTTTTGGTAATGATGATTATTTATTTTCAGTCGCCATTCAGTCGGGTGCAGCACATTAAAGTTGCGGGAAACCAATTAACTTCTGATGAAGAAATCATTCAGAGAAGCGGCATGAAGAAGGGAATCAGCGTATGGAAGGTCAATAAAGAGCAAGCTGAAGCTAAGCTTGAACGGGATGCGAAGATTCAACAGGCAAAGGTTTCTTTCTCCTTCCCGAATAAATATCAGATTCAAGTCAAAGAGCAGAACAAGCTCGCTTATTTATCTAAGGGGAAAAGATTCCATCCCGTTTTGGCAAACGGCGCAGTTCTGCGCACTCCTGCAACAGGAACATTAGAGGAGCTGCCTATTCTATATGAATTTAAAAACGGCAGAGAACTAGATTTAATGATGCGTTCTTTACAGGAGCTTCCGCGTGAAATCGTCAATGCCATTTCAGAGATTTACTATGCACCTAAAAAAACAGACCATCAGCGCATTCAGCTTTTTATGAATGACGGCTACGAGGTTTCTGCCACGCTTGCCACGTTCTCTGAGAAAATGAAATACTATCCTTCGATTGTTAGTCAGCTTGATCCGCGAGTGAAAGGGGTCATCCATATTGAAGTCGGCTCGTACTTTAAGCCGTACGGATCAGAGAAGGCGGACGAGCAGGAAGAATTGAAGCTGGAACCGTAA
- a CDS encoding YlmC/YmxH family sporulation protein gives MGRISDFQLKDIVNVANGKKLGNITDINLNLSAGTIDSIVISRSGKMFGFFGKEEEIVIPWAQIVKIGEDVILVRHVSQSSANEPALKED, from the coding sequence ATGGGAAGAATATCAGATTTTCAGCTGAAAGATATCGTCAATGTTGCGAACGGGAAAAAGCTGGGGAACATTACAGATATTAATTTAAACTTGAGTGCAGGAACGATCGATTCAATTGTGATCAGCCGTTCGGGAAAAATGTTTGGCTTTTTTGGCAAGGAAGAAGAAATTGTCATTCCTTGGGCGCAGATTGTGAAAATTGGAGAAGATGTGATTCTTGTCCGACATGTCAGTCAATCCTCTGCCAATGAACCAGCTTTAAAAGAGGATTAA